From Cystobacter fuscus DSM 2262, one genomic window encodes:
- a CDS encoding zf-TFIIB domain-containing protein, translating into MHCPRCDKEMAPTRLDEVEAAQCPHCEGHWLEGEDLKLLESTVNVRLFEWRTLPSEEVQARELACPRCPPRQVMKKVRSERDRHVLLDACERCHGVWLDGGELRAIQEMGIAAALVDAVRFIMND; encoded by the coding sequence ATGCACTGCCCCCGCTGCGACAAGGAGATGGCCCCCACGCGCCTGGATGAGGTGGAGGCGGCCCAGTGCCCTCACTGCGAGGGACACTGGCTCGAGGGTGAGGACCTGAAGCTGTTGGAGTCGACCGTGAACGTGCGGCTCTTCGAGTGGCGCACGCTGCCGTCCGAGGAGGTCCAGGCACGCGAGCTGGCGTGCCCCCGGTGCCCTCCCCGCCAGGTCATGAAGAAGGTGCGCAGTGAGCGCGATCGGCACGTGCTGCTCGACGCCTGCGAGCGCTGCCATGGGGTGTGGCTCGATGGGGGCGAGTTGCGAGCCATTCAGGAGATGGGCATCGCGGCGGCGCTCGTCGACGCGGTGCGCTTCATCATGAACGACTGA
- a CDS encoding MFS transporter → MDPNIPSASPEPVVTPIWKVAAASFIGTAVEWYDFFLYGTAAALIFNRLFFPSFDPLMGTLAAFATFAVGFIARPLGGIIFGHFGDKLGRKSMLSATLMIMGVATFAIGLLPTYERVGVLAPILLVVLRIIQGFGLGGEWGGAVLMAVESAPAHRRGFYGSWPQMGAPAGLLVANAVFSLFSRLPEEQFVSWGWRVPFLFSAVLIGIGVFIRLGVAESPAFRAIQHSRPASKGPPALEALRTYPKQILLAMGARFAENGFFYIVTTFVLTYGTNIGMARADMLTAVLVATCVHLVAIPCFGALSDTLGRRPVYIGGALGCALLAFPFFRLIDTQQTGLVWLAITLGIIAHAAMYGPQASFFSELFGTRVRYSGASLGYQLASVFAGGLSPLIATALLSGSNGQAWPVSLYMVGLALVTLVSVYLSAETFREQLAEPSPAAPPGEASADGSRRDVA, encoded by the coding sequence ATGGACCCCAACATCCCCTCGGCTTCCCCCGAGCCCGTCGTCACCCCCATCTGGAAGGTGGCCGCCGCGAGTTTCATCGGTACCGCGGTGGAGTGGTACGACTTCTTCCTCTACGGCACCGCGGCGGCGCTCATCTTCAACCGCCTGTTCTTCCCCTCGTTCGATCCGTTGATGGGCACGCTCGCGGCGTTCGCCACCTTCGCGGTGGGCTTCATCGCGCGGCCCCTGGGCGGCATCATCTTCGGCCACTTCGGCGACAAGCTCGGACGCAAGTCCATGCTGAGCGCCACGCTGATGATCATGGGCGTGGCGACGTTCGCCATCGGCCTGTTGCCGACGTATGAGCGCGTGGGCGTCCTGGCCCCCATCCTCCTGGTGGTGCTGCGCATCATCCAGGGCTTCGGCCTGGGTGGGGAGTGGGGAGGCGCGGTGCTCATGGCGGTGGAGAGCGCGCCCGCCCACCGCCGGGGCTTCTATGGAAGCTGGCCGCAGATGGGAGCGCCCGCGGGCCTGCTGGTGGCCAACGCCGTGTTCTCCCTCTTCTCGCGGCTGCCCGAGGAGCAGTTCGTCTCCTGGGGCTGGCGCGTCCCGTTCCTCTTCAGCGCGGTGCTCATCGGCATCGGCGTCTTCATCCGCCTGGGAGTCGCCGAGTCGCCCGCGTTCCGCGCGATCCAGCACTCGCGCCCCGCCAGCAAGGGCCCGCCCGCGCTCGAGGCCCTGCGCACCTATCCCAAGCAGATCCTCCTCGCCATGGGAGCGCGCTTCGCGGAGAACGGCTTCTTCTACATCGTCACCACGTTCGTGCTCACCTACGGCACCAACATCGGCATGGCGCGCGCGGACATGCTCACCGCGGTGCTCGTGGCCACGTGCGTACACCTGGTGGCCATCCCCTGCTTCGGCGCCCTGTCGGACACGCTCGGCCGCCGCCCCGTGTACATCGGCGGGGCCCTGGGGTGCGCGCTGCTCGCCTTCCCCTTCTTCCGGCTCATCGACACCCAGCAGACGGGCCTGGTGTGGCTCGCCATCACCCTGGGCATCATCGCCCACGCGGCGATGTACGGGCCCCAGGCCAGCTTCTTCTCCGAGCTGTTCGGCACGCGCGTGCGCTACAGCGGCGCGTCCCTCGGCTACCAGCTCGCGTCCGTCTTCGCCGGAGGCCTGTCGCCCCTCATCGCCACCGCGCTGCTGTCGGGCAGCAACGGGCAGGCCTGGCCCGTGTCGCTGTACATGGTGGGGCTCGCCCTCGTCACGCTCGTGTCCGTGTACCTGTCCGCGGAGACGTTCCGCGAGCAGCTCGCCGAGCCGTCCCCCGCGGCTCCTCCCGGAGAAGCCTCGGCGGACGGCTCCCGGCGCGACGTGGCCTGA